The following are from one region of the Georgenia sp. M64 genome:
- a CDS encoding DUF3883 domain-containing protein produces MIGKGAVVSLGLEGFDSLSKTSDHLGNIANVLSVLGGPTTILHELTQNADDAKTATRVAFTVSSAELTAWNDGEFSACGDQRLAVCPWKEARGRSCDLHSFRIFAGRHKSEDVDTTGAFGVGFTSVYQITDHPELVTGGYHLVLDESTDEQHRIAVCKEECGRDHGSSGTSFFLPWATEQTDLRMALGAQVVAARDIELLESAFLERAPEALLFLKRVEQIEVQTRSDRAVVKRTRDGDRVSVTDGRSASEWLFLEGEYDSSGDLKARFPQIDKNRSEYVTVALPVGEKVEGRIYGGLPTQTRLGWSGHVNATFYPREDRKGVLFDDGTYRSDWNRDLIDSAAALVRQNLEPASEVIGLDATWELIRDFELASRPGPAHEEAFEPFFERVKDGIADLSIMRTIAGEVRAPRGCLVPQTFDEYKAESVFVDLTLPVVDSTLRATVMSLSFTAFGMELMKAAHVVDALIGHNVVEAWKPPTGIFNDAEMLSLLGVLEILLSRSKTAAIESGAYKPAIVPCIDGKFAAAASTVVINDADQALFIELGEDRIADIARLKEVCPSLVEYCPELDVAIALDILEGADRDQLAATADRVLAWLGNRGFDLQLEEDRSRAAALAIYPSSIGGLKPLHELSLPSDFEDELGLADVVDVSRVRGQGDLLRTLGARDLDAVDYLTQVVVPLADGDTFGDAETLGVILRIIHRARPQLDEDDGAAASVRGARLVLCVDGVVREAADVHLPNAAVELIDPDAPIADVERLPEYLVDALVWLGVGTTPSRSLLNAAARRLADDDSEPDPDVVLSILDAIQGSPERYQSVPLDLRNLQELPWLPVEGGGRERPEKVLPTFRRHLFESQGPKLGLPRETQQVHAETLRWLGMPSDPPTSVIVAHLRHCAETKVPMHPDVYQALGSVSDDRLVQELSGERCIQVTPGEFVEPDFVFWTEAGLGQWVTRLPHDQRRYQEFYDRVGVEEEPGAAQLERLLVRISRAFGNDMLDEEAQVVVHQAWSHLQALLVADEPGVLSPLVRLRRVRSVVDSRGLLNAPDLLVFKDGRGLAERIELLSQNVIRRERATWRALEAAGVRRAEDLIEGIVGDSERAPAPEVAHLLGERRQSILRVIESEFDDGDEQVDPDSLFEIEFSRTNHLSVKYRAEFGNQVQTTEAAEVHAIYVDETKTLLFSEPPDLRRIARELARCLVGEDHPGLALQLETVLSAASSDEAEQNLDELGVADLAEIERTTVGSGTVEDFEYHEPVEPDIPRIRATEECILKESSEVEGGAPEEQEDCEDDDAPDTDASLRPSSLGGGDGSDTTEPNRTDSPTAAGRGTGERSAPRRPSAGGNRIRGERREHMRSYVYYGSDQETETVGDESLRSSSIDAAGVARVLKYESSCGRNPQEQEHSNPGFDVLSHDSAGKVVRRIEVKSVGGDWSLRGVLLSRRQYLEAVEHPDEFWLYVVENAEDDDAFEIHRLKDPVGSISQFGFDDGWKIFREPDIVRNTDGQPAMPTAKSVFLTWGADTQG; encoded by the coding sequence GTGATCGGAAAGGGTGCTGTAGTGAGCTTGGGTCTCGAGGGATTTGACAGTCTTTCCAAGACATCGGACCACCTTGGAAATATCGCCAACGTGCTCTCGGTCCTCGGTGGCCCGACCACGATTCTGCATGAACTCACGCAGAATGCGGACGACGCGAAGACGGCCACGCGGGTTGCCTTCACAGTGAGCTCCGCCGAGTTGACGGCATGGAATGACGGCGAGTTCAGCGCTTGCGGCGATCAGAGGTTGGCAGTGTGCCCATGGAAGGAAGCCCGCGGCCGGAGCTGTGACCTTCACTCATTCCGCATCTTCGCCGGCAGACACAAGTCTGAAGACGTGGACACCACGGGCGCATTCGGCGTGGGATTCACGTCGGTCTACCAGATCACAGACCACCCCGAACTGGTCACAGGGGGCTATCACCTCGTTCTCGACGAGAGCACTGACGAGCAGCACCGCATAGCCGTCTGCAAGGAGGAGTGCGGTCGTGACCACGGGTCATCCGGGACAAGTTTCTTCCTACCGTGGGCAACCGAGCAGACGGACCTCCGGATGGCGCTTGGTGCACAAGTCGTGGCCGCGCGGGACATCGAGCTTCTTGAGTCGGCGTTCCTCGAGCGTGCCCCCGAAGCGCTGCTCTTCCTCAAGCGGGTGGAGCAGATCGAGGTCCAAACTCGCTCCGATCGGGCTGTCGTCAAGCGAACGCGAGACGGTGACCGTGTGTCCGTCACCGACGGACGCTCTGCCAGTGAGTGGCTGTTCCTGGAGGGCGAGTACGACAGCTCAGGGGATTTGAAGGCGAGGTTCCCTCAAATCGACAAGAACCGGTCGGAGTACGTCACCGTTGCGCTACCCGTCGGTGAGAAGGTCGAAGGCCGCATCTACGGCGGGCTGCCCACCCAGACGCGGCTCGGCTGGAGCGGACACGTCAACGCGACTTTCTATCCCCGCGAAGACCGGAAGGGCGTGCTTTTCGACGATGGCACCTACCGCTCCGACTGGAACCGCGACCTCATCGACTCGGCGGCTGCCCTGGTCCGGCAGAACCTCGAGCCGGCGAGCGAGGTCATTGGCCTCGACGCAACCTGGGAACTGATCCGCGACTTCGAACTCGCTAGCCGTCCTGGACCGGCTCACGAAGAAGCATTCGAGCCGTTCTTCGAGCGAGTTAAGGATGGGATTGCTGACTTGTCGATCATGCGAACGATCGCCGGCGAAGTCCGCGCTCCTCGCGGGTGCCTGGTTCCGCAGACCTTTGACGAGTACAAGGCGGAGTCGGTGTTCGTCGACCTGACCCTTCCGGTTGTCGACTCCACGCTCCGCGCAACGGTGATGTCACTCTCATTCACTGCGTTTGGCATGGAACTCATGAAGGCCGCGCACGTTGTCGATGCCCTCATCGGGCACAACGTCGTGGAGGCCTGGAAGCCGCCGACAGGCATTTTCAATGACGCTGAGATGCTGTCCCTTCTCGGGGTGCTCGAGATCCTGCTATCGCGAAGCAAGACCGCCGCCATCGAGTCTGGGGCATACAAGCCGGCGATCGTGCCTTGCATCGACGGCAAGTTCGCAGCCGCCGCGTCGACCGTCGTCATCAACGACGCCGACCAGGCCCTGTTCATCGAGCTAGGCGAGGACCGGATCGCCGACATCGCACGCCTGAAGGAGGTGTGCCCGAGCCTCGTCGAGTACTGCCCGGAACTGGACGTAGCGATTGCGTTGGACATCCTCGAAGGTGCCGATCGCGACCAACTCGCTGCGACTGCCGACCGAGTACTCGCCTGGCTCGGCAACCGCGGGTTTGACCTGCAGCTTGAGGAGGACCGTTCGCGGGCAGCCGCGCTGGCCATCTACCCATCCTCGATCGGTGGGCTGAAGCCGCTGCACGAGCTGTCGCTGCCCTCCGACTTCGAGGATGAGCTTGGCCTCGCTGACGTGGTCGACGTCAGCAGGGTCCGAGGACAAGGGGACCTGTTGCGAACGCTGGGGGCGCGTGACCTGGACGCTGTCGACTACCTGACACAGGTGGTCGTACCGCTCGCAGACGGCGACACGTTTGGCGACGCCGAGACGCTCGGTGTGATTCTCCGGATCATCCACCGGGCCAGGCCACAACTCGACGAAGACGACGGAGCCGCGGCGTCGGTCCGGGGTGCTCGGCTCGTGCTTTGTGTCGACGGGGTCGTCCGAGAGGCAGCTGACGTGCACCTTCCGAACGCCGCCGTGGAACTCATTGATCCGGATGCGCCGATCGCCGATGTGGAGCGCCTACCCGAGTACCTCGTGGACGCGCTCGTCTGGCTCGGCGTGGGAACCACGCCCAGCCGGAGTCTCCTGAACGCGGCGGCGCGCCGCCTCGCGGACGACGACAGCGAACCCGATCCCGACGTGGTCCTCTCGATCCTTGACGCCATTCAGGGCTCGCCGGAGCGCTACCAGTCGGTGCCTTTGGACCTCAGGAATCTTCAGGAGCTTCCATGGCTGCCGGTGGAGGGTGGCGGCCGTGAGCGCCCGGAGAAGGTTCTGCCCACGTTCCGGAGGCACCTCTTCGAGTCTCAAGGCCCCAAGTTGGGGCTGCCTCGCGAAACGCAGCAGGTTCACGCTGAGACCCTCCGCTGGCTCGGGATGCCCAGCGACCCCCCGACCTCGGTGATCGTCGCTCACCTGCGGCACTGTGCCGAGACGAAGGTCCCAATGCATCCGGACGTCTACCAGGCACTCGGGTCTGTCAGCGACGATCGACTCGTACAGGAACTCTCCGGCGAGCGGTGCATCCAGGTCACGCCAGGCGAGTTCGTAGAGCCGGACTTTGTGTTCTGGACGGAGGCCGGGCTGGGGCAGTGGGTTACACGGCTACCCCACGACCAGCGTCGGTACCAGGAGTTCTACGACAGGGTTGGCGTCGAGGAAGAGCCGGGAGCCGCGCAGCTTGAGCGACTGCTTGTGCGCATCTCGAGGGCATTCGGCAACGACATGCTTGACGAGGAAGCTCAGGTGGTCGTACATCAGGCGTGGAGCCACCTTCAGGCGCTGCTTGTGGCGGACGAGCCGGGCGTTCTGTCCCCCTTGGTGAGGTTGCGCCGCGTTCGATCGGTCGTCGACTCCCGCGGTCTCTTAAACGCGCCAGATCTACTCGTGTTCAAGGACGGACGCGGGCTTGCCGAGCGGATCGAACTCTTATCGCAGAACGTCATCCGACGTGAGCGTGCGACCTGGCGGGCGTTGGAGGCGGCGGGCGTTCGACGAGCTGAAGACCTTATCGAGGGGATCGTTGGTGATAGCGAACGCGCGCCCGCGCCGGAAGTCGCCCATCTCCTCGGTGAACGCCGACAGTCCATCCTCCGTGTCATCGAATCGGAGTTCGACGACGGCGACGAGCAGGTCGACCCCGATAGCCTGTTCGAGATCGAGTTCTCGCGGACAAACCACCTCTCCGTAAAGTACCGGGCTGAGTTCGGCAACCAGGTTCAGACCACGGAGGCGGCCGAGGTCCATGCGATCTACGTGGACGAGACCAAGACGCTGCTGTTCAGCGAGCCGCCTGACCTACGGCGCATCGCTCGAGAGCTCGCCCGATGCTTGGTCGGTGAGGACCACCCCGGACTGGCGCTCCAGCTCGAGACGGTTCTCAGCGCCGCAAGTAGCGACGAGGCCGAGCAGAACCTCGACGAACTCGGCGTGGCAGACCTGGCAGAAATCGAGCGTACGACGGTCGGCTCCGGAACGGTTGAGGATTTCGAGTACCACGAGCCTGTCGAGCCAGACATCCCGCGGATTCGCGCTACCGAGGAGTGCATTCTAAAAGAGTCGTCGGAGGTGGAGGGTGGGGCTCCGGAGGAGCAAGAAGATTGCGAGGACGACGACGCGCCAGATACTGATGCCTCGCTGCGGCCTTCTTCGCTTGGCGGTGGGGACGGCAGCGACACGACGGAGCCGAACCGTACCGACAGCCCAACCGCGGCAGGACGAGGAACTGGTGAGCGGTCGGCACCGCGACGACCTAGTGCTGGCGGGAACCGCATACGAGGCGAGCGGCGCGAGCACATGCGGTCGTACGTGTACTACGGCAGCGATCAGGAGACCGAGACTGTCGGCGATGAGTCGCTGCGCAGTTCATCGATCGACGCTGCTGGGGTTGCCCGAGTTCTGAAGTACGAGAGCTCGTGCGGCCGAAACCCGCAAGAGCAGGAGCATTCGAACCCCGGCTTTGATGTTCTGTCGCACGACTCGGCGGGCAAGGTCGTGCGTCGGATCGAGGTGAAGTCCGTGGGCGGAGACTGGTCTCTCCGCGGTGTGCTCCTATCGCGCCGGCAGTACCTCGAGGCGGTCGAGCACCCAGATGAGTTCTGGCTCTACGTGGTCGAGAACGCCGAGGACGACGATGCCTTCGAGATCCACCGACTCAAGGACCCCGTGGGCTCGATCTCTCAGTTCGGGTTCGATGACGGTTGGAAGATCTTCCGCGAGCCCGACATCGTGCGCAATACCGACGGTCAACCCGCAATGCCGACGGCGAAGAGCGTCTTCTTGACCTGGGGCGCTGACACTCAGGGCTAG
- a CDS encoding HNH endonuclease signature motif containing protein, whose amino-acid sequence MLTIHKDYPNHWEIAKENGLWDMAKRMSPIKKGDVVYFWLSQHGFVGRVEVSVDATALTGVENLPWTDDGERLYVGRFRFDRASDLSARQVSWASVMESTGLSANPSLRHSTTDSAAEAWLSSLFTTTTTEDDAERAFATAESAAAELADLKEDTRERALAEIAVRRGQGQFRTSLLSTYGRRCAVTGTAEGAVLEAAHISPYRGTHTNIVANGLLLRSDIHTLFDLHLLTVQREGGYLVVRVSPAVVEMIYRELDGRPVRHLPDEPQDFPSTEALADHNQGCPWLSGRYRVTVDYSRS is encoded by the coding sequence GTGCTCACGATTCACAAGGACTACCCAAATCACTGGGAGATCGCCAAGGAGAACGGCCTCTGGGACATGGCAAAGAGAATGTCGCCGATCAAGAAGGGTGACGTGGTCTACTTTTGGCTCTCGCAGCATGGGTTTGTGGGACGTGTCGAGGTCTCGGTGGATGCGACGGCTCTGACGGGTGTGGAGAACCTGCCCTGGACCGACGACGGCGAGCGGCTATACGTGGGGCGCTTTCGATTTGACCGTGCGTCCGATCTCTCGGCGCGTCAGGTCAGTTGGGCGTCGGTGATGGAGTCCACTGGCCTGTCTGCCAACCCGTCACTCCGACACAGCACCACAGATTCTGCTGCGGAGGCCTGGCTCAGCTCACTCTTCACGACGACGACGACGGAGGACGACGCCGAACGCGCCTTCGCCACCGCCGAGAGCGCCGCGGCTGAGCTGGCGGACCTGAAGGAGGACACGCGTGAGCGGGCGCTCGCGGAGATCGCCGTCCGCCGCGGGCAGGGGCAGTTTCGTACGTCGCTGCTAAGCACCTACGGGCGGCGGTGCGCCGTGACCGGGACGGCGGAGGGGGCGGTGCTCGAGGCCGCGCACATCTCCCCGTACCGCGGCACACACACCAACATCGTGGCGAACGGTCTCCTGCTGCGGTCCGACATCCACACGCTCTTCGACCTGCACCTGCTCACGGTGCAGCGTGAAGGTGGATATCTCGTCGTGCGGGTGTCCCCGGCTGTGGTGGAGATGATCTACCGCGAGCTCGACGGACGTCCCGTGCGGCATTTGCCGGACGAGCCGCAGGACTTCCCGTCGACCGAGGCGCTCGCCGACCACAATCAGGGATGTCCGTGGCTGTCGGGTCGATACCGGGTCACCGTCGACTACTCGCGCTCATAG
- a CDS encoding DNA/RNA helicase domain-containing protein, whose protein sequence is MGTIPDIKAHAASRGITVRQVDLAGQFRAGGSDTYLGWVHALLGLRTEAPHPGDQPAAWHDESTFSVEVVDSVDEMEARLRARVDAGENARMTAGFCWPWSDPNKDSSLVRDVRVGSWSRPWNLKSERAVGGAPPASLWASDPAGFEQVGCVYTAQGFEYAWNGVILGPDLVWRGDHWVARREFNKDPDFRSRAAVDNPTFDRLVRHVYKVLLTRGLRGTLLYSVDEETQAMLRSRVNPARVTTEAMTAS, encoded by the coding sequence ATGGGCACGATCCCGGACATCAAGGCACACGCGGCCAGCCGAGGGATCACCGTCCGGCAGGTCGACCTCGCCGGCCAGTTCCGCGCCGGCGGCAGCGACACCTATCTCGGCTGGGTCCACGCGCTGCTGGGGCTCAGGACGGAAGCCCCACACCCCGGAGACCAGCCGGCAGCGTGGCACGACGAGTCGACCTTCTCCGTGGAGGTCGTGGACTCCGTCGACGAGATGGAGGCCAGGCTCCGCGCCCGGGTGGATGCCGGTGAGAACGCCCGGATGACCGCGGGCTTCTGCTGGCCGTGGAGCGACCCGAACAAGGACAGCTCGCTCGTTCGCGACGTGCGGGTCGGCTCGTGGAGCCGGCCGTGGAACCTCAAGAGCGAGCGCGCTGTCGGCGGTGCCCCACCCGCCTCGCTCTGGGCCTCCGACCCGGCCGGTTTCGAGCAGGTCGGCTGCGTCTACACCGCTCAGGGCTTCGAGTACGCCTGGAACGGCGTCATCCTCGGCCCGGACCTCGTCTGGCGGGGGGACCACTGGGTGGCCCGCCGTGAGTTCAACAAGGACCCGGACTTCCGCTCCCGTGCGGCGGTGGACAACCCGACCTTCGACCGGCTCGTCCGGCACGTCTACAAGGTCCTGCTCACCCGCGGCCTGCGCGGGACGCTCCTCTACTCGGTCGACGAGGAGACACAGGCGATGCTCCGCTCGCGGGTCAACCCCGCGCGGGTCACCACGGAGGCGATGACCGCCTCCTGA
- a CDS encoding toxic anion resistance protein yields the protein MSNPLDLGGAPSPAVEDPLVLEPPKPAAEVAVREPEKVGGMILVDEDAQKKHAETAQRFVDDLLSTSMHGPEFQTKLAQLTRLGEGAMQQASASSNRMLRRPAAALAASGADPASRTGSTLVELRQIVTELDPKRHDLTGTKRVLRFLPGGSAVQRYFLKFESAQQQLDAITRALKGGQDELRHDNAAIQTERDALWSSMGQLANYAVLAGHLGAELERRTVELRNEGRAEDATTLEADALFYVRQRHQDLMTQMAVSIQGYLALDVVKKNNSELVKGVDRALDTTLAALRVAVIVAQALAQQKIVLAQVEALNSTTSNMIMSTSELLRSQGAAVHQNAVKATIDPGKLQQAFDNVFQAMDEIDRYKAEAAQSMKQTVQVLEGQVNRARLQLERSHATDAATNHAPKA from the coding sequence ATGTCGAACCCGCTCGATCTCGGTGGTGCCCCCTCTCCCGCAGTAGAGGATCCACTGGTGCTGGAGCCACCAAAGCCCGCCGCTGAAGTCGCTGTGCGCGAGCCCGAGAAGGTCGGCGGGATGATCCTCGTGGATGAAGACGCGCAGAAGAAGCATGCCGAGACGGCGCAACGGTTCGTCGACGACCTCCTCAGCACCTCTATGCACGGTCCCGAGTTCCAGACCAAGCTGGCGCAGCTGACCCGGCTCGGGGAGGGCGCGATGCAGCAAGCGAGTGCCTCCTCCAACAGGATGTTGAGGAGGCCCGCAGCCGCCCTCGCTGCGAGTGGCGCAGACCCGGCGTCGCGAACGGGGAGCACTCTCGTCGAGCTCCGTCAGATCGTCACCGAGCTGGACCCCAAACGCCACGACCTGACAGGCACGAAGCGCGTCTTGCGTTTCCTTCCAGGTGGCAGTGCGGTGCAGCGCTACTTCCTGAAGTTCGAGTCAGCGCAACAGCAGCTCGATGCGATCACCAGGGCGCTCAAGGGAGGGCAGGACGAGTTGCGCCACGACAACGCTGCCATCCAGACCGAGCGGGACGCTCTCTGGTCGTCGATGGGGCAACTCGCAAACTACGCAGTGCTCGCCGGCCACCTCGGGGCCGAGCTCGAGCGGCGCACGGTGGAACTCCGCAACGAGGGGCGCGCCGAGGACGCGACGACCCTCGAGGCCGATGCACTGTTTTACGTCCGCCAGCGGCATCAGGACCTGATGACGCAGATGGCTGTCTCGATCCAGGGCTACCTCGCACTCGACGTGGTTAAAAAGAACAACTCCGAGCTAGTCAAGGGCGTCGACCGGGCGCTGGACACAACGTTAGCTGCCCTACGGGTCGCGGTGATCGTGGCCCAAGCACTGGCACAGCAGAAGATCGTGCTTGCGCAGGTTGAGGCCCTCAACTCGACCACATCGAACATGATCATGTCCACATCGGAACTCCTCCGGTCGCAGGGCGCCGCCGTGCACCAGAACGCCGTCAAGGCGACGATCGACCCAGGCAAACTGCAGCAAGCGTTCGACAACGTCTTCCAGGCAATGGACGAGATCGACCGCTACAAGGCCGAGGCAGCGCAGTCGATGAAGCAGACGGTGCAGGTATTGGAGGGCCAGGTCAACCGCGCCCGCCTGCAACTCGAGCGAAGCCACGCGACCGACGCCGCCACCAACCATGCCCCGAAGGCCTGA
- a CDS encoding response regulator transcription factor: MSTPTPSTTVLVVDDQELVRTGFRLILERAGLDVVGEAEDGRAAVTAVAELRPDVVLMDIRMPRLDGVAATREILAGPPPHPRIVVLTTFDLDEYVWSAVRAGAAGFLLKDVAPDDLVHAVRVVARGESMLAPALITRMLTQFARRPPAGQRPTELSALSERETEVVRLVARGLSNAEVGARLFLSEATVETYVSRVLTKLDLRDRVQIAVVAYESGLVQAGEPG, translated from the coding sequence GTGAGCACCCCGACGCCGTCGACGACGGTGCTCGTCGTCGACGACCAGGAGCTCGTCCGCACGGGCTTCCGGCTCATCCTCGAACGGGCCGGCCTCGACGTGGTGGGGGAGGCCGAGGACGGCCGGGCCGCCGTGACCGCCGTCGCTGAGCTGCGCCCCGACGTCGTCCTCATGGACATCCGCATGCCCCGCCTCGACGGCGTCGCCGCCACCCGGGAGATCCTCGCCGGGCCGCCGCCGCACCCGCGGATCGTGGTGCTGACGACGTTCGACCTCGACGAGTACGTGTGGTCCGCCGTCCGGGCCGGCGCCGCCGGGTTCCTCCTCAAGGACGTCGCCCCCGACGACCTCGTCCACGCCGTCCGGGTGGTCGCCCGCGGGGAGTCGATGCTCGCCCCGGCGCTCATCACGCGGATGCTGACCCAGTTCGCGCGCCGACCCCCGGCCGGTCAGCGACCGACCGAGCTGAGCGCGCTGAGCGAGCGAGAGACCGAGGTGGTGCGGCTCGTCGCGCGGGGGCTGTCGAACGCCGAGGTCGGCGCCCGGCTGTTCCTCAGCGAGGCGACCGTCGAGACCTACGTCTCCCGGGTGCTGACGAAGCTCGACCTGCGCGACCGGGTGCAGATCGCCGTCGTCGCGTACGAGTCCGGGCTGGTCCAGGCGGGGGAGCCCGGCTGA
- a CDS encoding sensor histidine kinase produces the protein MDRSARRERALDAGVAALVAVLGLVEVWLPMESVVGTGSPVVSSIGIVTVATLLSQRRARPRVALAALAMWPVLGVLVGGELQVLFFGQLVPMLVLVYSLARHAPGRLRWVSAIAAAAMVVVADVFLPLLRDPGELVFHWGALTLAFLCGHGLRVSAERAAAAAVRAHRAELEARERAAAAVAEERGRIARELHDIVAHAVGVIVVQAGAAEQLVEDDPAFARKALGAIRTTGAGALTEMRRMVHMLRELEPAGAFAPQPGVDALPELVGAVRESGLDVDVEVTGERTPLAAGLDLTAYRIVQEALTNVRRHSAAGRAQVVLHFGEDDLRIRVRDDGPARPADGEPGHGIVGMRERAALFGGTLTVTNGSGFTVDAVLPLEGA, from the coding sequence GTGGACCGCTCGGCCCGTCGGGAACGGGCGCTGGACGCCGGCGTCGCGGCGCTCGTCGCCGTGCTGGGCCTCGTCGAGGTCTGGCTGCCGATGGAGTCGGTCGTCGGCACGGGCTCACCCGTGGTCAGCTCGATCGGCATCGTGACGGTCGCGACGCTGCTCTCCCAGCGCCGCGCCCGACCCCGGGTCGCCCTCGCCGCGCTCGCGATGTGGCCGGTCCTCGGCGTCCTCGTGGGCGGCGAGCTCCAGGTGCTCTTCTTCGGCCAGCTCGTCCCGATGCTCGTCCTCGTGTACTCCCTCGCCCGGCACGCGCCGGGCCGATTGCGCTGGGTCAGCGCGATCGCCGCGGCGGCGATGGTCGTCGTCGCCGACGTGTTCCTCCCGCTCCTTCGCGACCCCGGCGAGCTGGTCTTCCACTGGGGTGCCCTGACCCTGGCGTTCCTGTGCGGGCACGGGTTGCGGGTCTCGGCCGAGCGGGCCGCGGCCGCGGCGGTGCGGGCGCACCGCGCCGAGCTCGAGGCGAGGGAGCGGGCCGCGGCCGCCGTCGCCGAGGAACGCGGCCGGATCGCTCGCGAGCTGCACGACATCGTCGCCCACGCCGTCGGCGTCATCGTGGTCCAGGCCGGCGCCGCCGAGCAGCTGGTCGAGGACGACCCCGCGTTCGCGCGCAAGGCCCTGGGCGCCATCCGCACCACGGGCGCCGGCGCGCTGACCGAGATGCGCCGGATGGTCCACATGCTGCGTGAGCTCGAGCCGGCCGGGGCCTTCGCTCCGCAGCCGGGGGTCGACGCCCTGCCTGAGCTCGTCGGGGCCGTACGCGAGTCGGGGCTCGACGTCGACGTCGAGGTCACCGGTGAGCGCACGCCGCTCGCCGCGGGCCTGGACCTGACCGCCTACCGGATCGTCCAGGAGGCGCTGACCAACGTCCGCCGGCACTCCGCCGCCGGGCGGGCACAGGTGGTCCTGCACTTCGGCGAGGACGACCTGCGCATCCGGGTGCGCGACGACGGACCAGCCCGGCCGGCCGACGGCGAGCCCGGGCACGGGATCGTCGGGATGCGCGAGCGGGCGGCACTCTTCGGCGGCACCCTCACCGTCACAAACGGCAGCGGCTTCACGGTGGACGCCGTCCTGCCCTTGGAGGGGGCGTGA
- a CDS encoding DUF4386 family protein has product MNHLTSPAVRWTVALALALALAGVTTVVSILLMPDFSGTHADWLAEIAGDPGTAAVSAHLFAFSQLLVAVGVVGVAVQVFPRPPRLAFLAAALVVLQAFGHAAHAGFNAVILAMAAGAGDATTHVELLERTEAGLLPYMALGLIGTVLGLILLGAALLRAGYGPRWLGVVLIAFVVVEFGLSGLSMWAGYLAGALFLVAFLAMAVLTVRGADDAAHVPATQQAVARTAS; this is encoded by the coding sequence ATGAATCACCTCACCTCGCCCGCGGTGCGCTGGACCGTCGCCCTCGCGCTCGCGCTCGCCCTCGCCGGCGTCACGACGGTCGTGAGCATCCTCCTCATGCCGGACTTCTCCGGCACTCACGCCGACTGGCTGGCGGAGATCGCCGGGGATCCCGGCACGGCCGCCGTCTCGGCGCACCTGTTCGCCTTCTCCCAGCTCCTCGTGGCCGTCGGGGTGGTGGGGGTTGCCGTGCAGGTGTTCCCGCGCCCCCCGCGCCTGGCGTTCCTCGCCGCCGCCCTCGTGGTGCTCCAGGCGTTCGGGCACGCCGCGCACGCCGGGTTCAACGCCGTTATCCTCGCCATGGCGGCCGGCGCCGGCGACGCCACCACCCACGTCGAGCTGCTTGAGCGCACAGAGGCCGGGCTGCTGCCCTACATGGCGCTCGGGCTGATCGGGACCGTGCTGGGCCTGATCCTCCTCGGCGCGGCTCTGCTCCGCGCGGGCTACGGGCCCCGGTGGCTCGGCGTCGTCCTTATCGCGTTCGTCGTGGTCGAGTTCGGCCTGTCCGGCCTGAGCATGTGGGCGGGCTACCTCGCCGGCGCCCTGTTCCTCGTGGCGTTCCTCGCCATGGCGGTGCTCACCGTGCGCGGGGCCGACGACGCAGCTCACGTGCCGGCGACCCAACAGGCGGTGGCCAGAACCGCGAGCTGA
- a CDS encoding VOC family protein has protein sequence MITTLRISQVYVLDQDEALDFYVGTLGLELADDMNFGPMRWLTVKAPDGHQILLERPAPPSMDERTAEQVRDLLTKGAAGGHLFFTADDAQGMYEQLVERGVDITDEPTARPYGLDFGLRDPFGNHIRIAELSDVPAGASHR, from the coding sequence ATGATCACCACGCTGCGCATCAGTCAGGTCTACGTCCTCGACCAGGACGAGGCGCTCGACTTCTACGTCGGCACCCTCGGCCTCGAGCTCGCCGACGACATGAACTTCGGCCCCATGCGGTGGCTCACCGTCAAGGCACCGGACGGGCACCAGATCCTGCTCGAGCGGCCGGCCCCGCCGTCGATGGACGAGCGCACGGCCGAGCAGGTCCGCGACCTGCTGACCAAGGGCGCCGCCGGCGGACACCTCTTCTTCACCGCCGACGACGCCCAGGGCATGTACGAGCAGCTCGTCGAGCGCGGCGTGGACATCACCGACGAGCCCACCGCCCGTCCGTACGGTCTGGACTTCGGGCTGCGTGACCCGTTCGGCAACCACATCAGGATCGCGGAGCTGTCCGACGTGCCCGCCGGCGCATCCCACCGCTGA
- a CDS encoding AraC family transcriptional regulator, with protein MSRESEQANRRLLRARDAMDRAYTEPLDIPALARIALVSDAHFIRTFKRTFGETPHRYLQRRRVERAMHLLRETDRSVTDVCMSVGFTSLGTFSRTFREVVGQSPSEFRAAVPPPAVPTCFTKRWGRPSSFGEASPTPG; from the coding sequence GTGAGCCGGGAGTCGGAGCAGGCCAACCGCCGACTGCTGCGCGCCCGCGACGCCATGGACCGCGCGTACACCGAGCCGCTCGACATCCCCGCCCTCGCGCGGATCGCACTCGTCTCCGACGCCCACTTCATCCGGACGTTCAAGCGCACGTTCGGCGAGACGCCGCACCGCTACCTCCAGCGCCGGCGGGTCGAGCGCGCGATGCACCTCCTGCGCGAGACCGACCGGTCCGTCACCGATGTCTGCATGAGCGTCGGGTTCACGAGCCTCGGGACGTTCAGCCGGACCTTCCGCGAGGTGGTCGGTCAGTCACCGAGCGAGTTCCGCGCCGCCGTCCCGCCTCCTGCGGTCCCGACCTGCTTCACCAAACGGTGGGGGAGACCGAGCAGTTTCGGAGAAGCCTCACCGACGCCCGGCTGA